From one Streptomyces sp. NBC_01478 genomic stretch:
- a CDS encoding ROK family transcriptional regulator yields MNQSAVRRVNTSVVLRALAVSAGPTTLTALAEQAGLSRRTIELILDSLVEAGWVAELERIPTSGSAGRPARRYELCAEHALLAAVSINTVDASAVIADVRGRIVGRAHRRLRAYQDPRVTLDDAADLVRKALDDAGGSADRLRAGAVAGGGAIDDEGVVRRLVHTTRWEGVHLPAELGRRIQMPWFADNDTNLGALAERWRGVAGDHDNVVWAHLGNRTGLGILIRGAVHRGLDGAAGEIVEAQSIPTGTVAEHPVAWLSSPEPARRMVALERFDAARAGDAAALAEVDEFVENITSILTTLSWTVAPSLIVLGGGLEDAADVLLPRVREAMRVARTPAIELRATGLGRDAALIGAVKLALDRMDTELFGPLAPSA; encoded by the coding sequence ATGAACCAGAGCGCCGTGCGGCGCGTCAACACCTCGGTCGTCCTGCGCGCGCTCGCGGTGTCCGCGGGGCCCACGACCCTGACCGCGCTCGCCGAACAGGCCGGGCTGTCCCGCCGTACCATCGAGCTGATCCTGGACTCGCTCGTCGAGGCGGGCTGGGTCGCCGAGTTGGAGCGGATTCCGACCAGCGGCTCCGCCGGGCGACCGGCCCGGCGGTACGAACTGTGCGCGGAACACGCCCTGTTGGCGGCCGTCAGCATCAACACCGTGGACGCCTCGGCCGTCATCGCCGATGTGCGCGGCCGGATCGTCGGCCGGGCGCACCGCCGGCTGCGCGCCTACCAGGACCCCCGGGTCACGCTCGACGACGCGGCGGACCTGGTGCGGAAGGCGCTCGACGACGCGGGCGGCTCGGCGGACCGGCTGCGCGCCGGTGCGGTGGCGGGCGGTGGCGCCATCGACGACGAGGGGGTCGTACGACGTCTGGTGCACACCACGCGCTGGGAGGGCGTGCATCTGCCCGCGGAGCTCGGGCGGCGGATCCAGATGCCCTGGTTCGCGGACAACGACACCAACCTCGGTGCGCTCGCGGAGCGTTGGCGAGGTGTGGCCGGTGACCACGACAACGTCGTATGGGCGCACCTCGGCAACCGGACCGGCCTCGGCATCCTGATCCGGGGCGCCGTGCACCGGGGGCTGGACGGTGCCGCGGGCGAGATCGTCGAGGCCCAGTCGATCCCGACCGGCACGGTCGCGGAGCACCCGGTGGCCTGGCTGAGTTCACCGGAACCGGCCCGGCGCATGGTGGCGCTGGAGCGCTTCGACGCGGCCCGCGCCGGTGACGCGGCAGCGCTCGCCGAGGTGGACGAGTTCGTCGAGAACATCACCTCGATCCTCACCACCCTGTCGTGGACGGTCGCGCCCTCGCTCATCGTGCTCGGCGGCGGTCTGGAGGACGCGGCCGATGTGCTGCTTCCCCGGGTGCGCGAGGCGATGCGCGTCGCCCGTACCCCCGCGATCGAACTGCGCGCCACCGGCCTTGGCCGCGACGCCGCGCTCATCGGCGCCGTGAAGCTGGCGCTCGACCGCATGGACACCGAGTTGTTCGGCCCGCTCGCGCCCAGTGCCTAA
- a CDS encoding carbohydrate ABC transporter permease has translation MTTTLVPAARRRARNSRRTAVAWLFLAPFAVVFLLYTAIPTVAALGFSLTDLRGSDLRHPLAVDFTGLDNYLRLFQDPTFLRDILNTAVFVAVGVPLTMAIGFGLALALNSGIRRLRGVFRTVFFAPVVTNVVAVALIWQYAFNAGGTVNKALAAVGLAGPNWLDDPQLAMPVVILLGVWRNFGTAMVLFLAGLQAVPEDVYEAAALDGAGRWRQLRHITLPLLLPTTLMVSVLLTVFYLQVFDEPYLLTDGGPLGSTESVSLYTYHQFGSGQLGMSSAASFVMLLLVLLVSAVQFRLLRPRT, from the coding sequence ATGACCACCACGCTCGTCCCCGCAGCGCGGCGCAGGGCACGCAACTCCCGTCGCACGGCGGTCGCGTGGCTGTTCCTCGCGCCGTTCGCCGTCGTGTTCCTGCTCTACACCGCGATCCCCACGGTGGCCGCGCTCGGCTTCAGCCTGACCGATCTGCGGGGCTCGGACCTGCGCCATCCGCTCGCGGTGGACTTCACCGGCCTGGACAACTACCTGCGTCTGTTCCAGGATCCGACCTTCCTGCGGGACATCCTGAACACCGCCGTCTTCGTCGCCGTCGGTGTACCGCTGACGATGGCGATCGGCTTCGGGCTGGCCCTGGCGCTGAACTCCGGGATCCGGCGGCTGCGCGGGGTGTTCCGTACGGTCTTCTTCGCACCGGTCGTCACGAACGTCGTCGCGGTCGCCCTGATCTGGCAGTACGCCTTCAACGCGGGCGGCACCGTCAACAAGGCGCTGGCGGCGGTGGGCCTGGCCGGTCCGAACTGGCTGGACGATCCGCAGCTCGCGATGCCGGTGGTGATCCTGCTCGGCGTCTGGCGCAACTTCGGCACCGCGATGGTCCTGTTCCTGGCCGGACTCCAGGCCGTACCGGAGGACGTGTACGAGGCCGCCGCGCTCGACGGGGCGGGCAGATGGCGGCAGTTGAGGCACATCACCCTGCCGCTCCTGCTGCCCACCACCCTCATGGTGTCGGTACTGCTGACCGTCTTCTACCTCCAGGTCTTCGACGAGCCCTATCTCCTCACGGACGGCGGCCCGTTGGGGTCGACGGAGTCCGTGTCGCTGTACACCTACCACCAGTTCGGGTCCGGCCAACTGGGCATGTCCTCGGCCGCGTCCTTCGTGATGCTGCTGCTCGTGCTGCTGGTGAGTGCCGTCCAGTTCCGACTGCTGAGGCCCCGCACATGA
- a CDS encoding carbohydrate ABC transporter permease, with amino-acid sequence MTAVAASLNDADLTTATVEGRTVVRTRSVGRPLLCGALVLCALLTLLPFFWVVSGSLRGLDEIRSDPGAWLPHHVTPDNFVRLFRTEGFGRFLTNSVLVALMVVIGNIVAASAAGYALAKLEFAGRRLAFGAVMAAMMVPFTTVFVTQFVITVDMGLADTLTGIALPGVALPLSVFIMRQYAQSVPDELLEAARIDGAGEFRIFFRIFLPLAGPAVATITIMSFLNSWNNFIWPLIVAQSTASYTLPVGLAATSQAAQHVTDYGLVLAGAIVVMLPVLVLFLFLQRYFVQGIAGSGMR; translated from the coding sequence ATGACCGCCGTAGCCGCGTCGTTGAACGACGCCGACCTGACCACCGCCACCGTCGAGGGCCGAACCGTCGTACGCACGCGGTCGGTTGGCCGCCCGCTGCTGTGCGGCGCGCTGGTGCTGTGCGCGCTGCTGACCCTGCTGCCCTTCTTCTGGGTGGTCAGCGGCTCGCTGCGCGGCCTGGACGAGATCCGCTCCGACCCGGGCGCTTGGCTGCCGCACCACGTCACGCCCGACAACTTCGTGCGGCTGTTCCGGACCGAGGGCTTCGGACGGTTCCTGACCAACAGCGTCCTGGTCGCCCTCATGGTGGTGATCGGCAACATCGTGGCGGCCTCGGCCGCCGGATACGCCCTCGCCAAGCTCGAATTCGCGGGCAGGCGGCTGGCGTTCGGCGCGGTGATGGCGGCGATGATGGTGCCGTTCACGACGGTGTTCGTCACCCAGTTCGTGATCACCGTGGACATGGGTCTCGCCGACACCCTGACCGGGATCGCGCTGCCCGGCGTGGCGCTCCCGCTGTCGGTGTTCATCATGCGGCAGTACGCGCAGTCGGTGCCCGACGAGTTGCTGGAGGCGGCGCGCATCGACGGCGCGGGCGAATTCCGGATCTTCTTCCGGATCTTCCTTCCGCTGGCCGGTCCGGCGGTCGCGACGATCACGATCATGTCGTTCCTGAACTCGTGGAACAACTTCATCTGGCCGCTCATCGTCGCCCAGAGCACCGCGAGTTACACCCTCCCGGTCGGGCTCGCCGCCACCAGCCAGGCGGCCCAGCACGTCACCGACTACGGCCTGGTCCTGGCCGGCGCGATCGTCGTGATGCTGCCGGTCCTCGTGCTCTTCCTGTTCCTCCAGCGGTACTTCGTGCAGGGCATCGCCGGATCGGGGATGCGGTGA
- a CDS encoding GMC oxidoreductase: MTDTPHTDVLIVGSGIMGSVVARLLRESDPRLGITMVDGGSAIGGAPGLHLHDVADPALGSRYSERVESGIQGMYTGAEVVREVADGLAGLAPGMVHALAFGEDSEAMPATALAWNAGGMGVHWTAATPWPAGSEVFDFGDPARWAADLDTARRLLAVSPSPIGPTEVGRTVLDVLRRRYDGTAPADRRPQPMPMAVTATDSGPMPRTAPGTIFPAIATGGDPAFTLLTGTLATRLLVSGGRVGGCRLRRVADGTESVLHADTVIVCADALRTPQLLFASGIRPPALGRHLNEHAFITAQVLLDLDRFGIALDELPLPRAGEFSTDSLWLPQNGPAQPFHGQIMNRTYVDESGRPLAHAVGLSLLVPVESRPEHRLVFSESATDLAGLPRIGVEFAYSDTDRALIDRGLAEVRSLAEEFGPFDPTTELALLPPGSSLHLTGTVRSGTADDGSSVCDPDGRVWGLDNLYVAGTGVIPTAMAANVTLTGAVTAVRAARAVTTRTAPLAAH; this comes from the coding sequence GTGACCGACACCCCCCACACCGACGTCCTCATCGTGGGCAGCGGCATCATGGGTTCCGTCGTGGCCCGGCTGCTGCGGGAGAGCGATCCGCGGCTGGGCATCACGATGGTCGACGGCGGCAGCGCGATCGGCGGGGCACCGGGGCTGCATCTGCACGACGTCGCCGACCCGGCCCTCGGGTCGCGGTACAGCGAGCGGGTCGAGTCGGGCATCCAGGGCATGTACACCGGCGCCGAGGTGGTGCGCGAGGTCGCGGACGGCCTCGCCGGCCTGGCGCCGGGCATGGTCCACGCGCTGGCCTTCGGCGAGGACAGCGAGGCGATGCCCGCGACGGCGCTCGCCTGGAACGCGGGCGGCATGGGTGTCCACTGGACCGCCGCGACCCCGTGGCCCGCAGGCTCCGAGGTCTTCGACTTCGGCGACCCGGCCCGCTGGGCGGCCGACCTGGACACCGCGCGCCGGCTGCTCGCCGTCTCCCCCTCCCCCATCGGCCCGACCGAGGTCGGCCGGACCGTCCTCGACGTCCTGCGCCGCCGCTACGACGGCACCGCACCCGCCGACCGACGCCCGCAGCCGATGCCCATGGCCGTCACGGCAACGGACTCGGGGCCCATGCCGCGCACGGCGCCCGGGACGATCTTCCCGGCGATCGCGACGGGCGGCGACCCGGCGTTCACCCTGCTCACGGGGACGCTCGCCACCCGGTTGCTCGTCTCGGGCGGCCGGGTCGGCGGCTGCCGACTGCGCCGTGTCGCCGACGGCACGGAGTCCGTACTGCACGCGGACACCGTGATCGTGTGCGCCGACGCGCTGCGCACCCCGCAACTGCTGTTCGCCTCGGGCATCCGCCCCCCGGCGCTGGGCCGCCACCTCAACGAGCACGCGTTCATCACCGCCCAGGTCCTGCTGGATCTGGACCGGTTCGGCATCGCCCTGGACGAGCTCCCGCTGCCCCGCGCCGGCGAGTTCAGCACGGACTCGCTGTGGCTGCCGCAGAACGGGCCGGCCCAGCCGTTCCACGGCCAGATCATGAACCGGACGTACGTCGACGAGAGCGGTCGCCCCCTCGCCCACGCCGTGGGCCTGTCGCTGCTGGTCCCCGTCGAGTCGCGGCCCGAACACCGCCTCGTCTTCTCGGAGTCGGCGACCGACCTCGCCGGACTGCCGCGTATCGGCGTCGAGTTCGCCTACTCCGACACCGACCGCGCGCTGATCGACCGGGGACTGGCCGAAGTCCGGTCACTGGCCGAGGAGTTCGGCCCCTTCGACCCCACGACCGAACTCGCCCTGCTGCCGCCCGGCTCGTCCCTGCACCTGACCGGCACCGTCCGGTCGGGCACCGCCGACGACGGCTCCAGCGTGTGCGACCCGGACGGCCGGGTGTGGGGCCTGGACAATCTGTATGTCGCCGGCACCGGAGTGATCCCCACGGCGATGGCCGCCAACGTGACCCTGACCGGCGCGGTGACGGCCGTACGGGCCGCCCGGGCCGTGACCACCCGTACCGCGCCGCTTGCCGCGCACTGA